The Maniola jurtina chromosome 1, ilManJurt1.1, whole genome shotgun sequence genome has a window encoding:
- the LOC123864455 gene encoding protein l(2)37Cc, producing MAAQLFNRVGQVGLGVALVGGVVNSALYNVDGGHRAVIFDRFAGVKNLVVGEGTHFFIPWVQKPIMFDIRSRPRNVPTVTGSKDLQNVNITLRILFRPVPDQLPRIYTILGIDYDERVLPSITAEVLKAVVAQFDAGELITQREIVSQKVSEGLTERAGQFGLILDDISITHLTFGKEFTQAVELKQVAQQDAEKARFLVEKAEQQKKAAIITAEGDAQAAVLLAKSFGAAGEGLVELRRIEAAEDIAYQLSKSRNVTYLPQGQNVLLNLPTQN from the exons atggCTGCACAGCTTTTCAATCGTGTTGGTCAAGTGGGTCTAGGCGTAGCCCTAGTTGGTGGAGTTGTTAACTCAGCTTTATATAATG TGGATGGAGGCCATCGAGCagtaatatttgacagatttgCTGGTGTCAAAAACTTAGTTGTTGGTGAAGGAACCCACTTCTTCATTCCATGGGTTCAGAAGCCCATTATGTTTGACATCAGATCTAGACCTCGGAATGTGCCTACAGTAACAGGAAGtaaag ATCTTCAAAATGTAAACATCACACTGCGTATCCTGTTCAGACCAGTGCCAGATCAGCTGCCAAGAATCTACACAATCCTTGGTATCGACTATGATGAGAGAGTGCTGCCATCTATCACAGCTGAAGTGCTAAAAGCTGTGGTTGCACAGTTTGATGCTGGAGAACTGATTACACAGAGAGAA ATTGTTTCACAAAAGGTTAGCGAGGGCTTGACTGAAAGAGCTGGCCAGTTTGGATTAATATTAGATGACATTTCAATCACACATTTAACTTTCGGCAAGGAATTCACGCAAGCTGTTGAATTAAAACAAGTGGCACAGCAGGATGCTGAAAAGGCTAGATTCCTTGTAGAAAAGGCTGAACAACAGAAGAAAGCTGCCATTATTACTGCCGAGGGTGATGCCCAAGCAGCTGTGCTGCTCGCAAAATCGTTCGGAGCAGCCGGTGAAGGTCTGGTGGAGCTGAGACGTATTGAGGCCGCGGAAGACATTGCATACCAGCTATCGAAATCACGAAATGTAACTTACCTTCCCCAAGGCCAAAATGTTCTCTTAAACCTTCCAACACAAAACTGA